One genomic window of Undibacterium cyanobacteriorum includes the following:
- a CDS encoding HAD family hydrolase, whose protein sequence is MQRIIYFDIDDTLIRSYGSKRIPMPAAIAAVRRLKQEGALLYLWSSGGAEYCRSTALELGLQDCFEAYLPKPTTYIDDQPVHEWRFCEHLYPSQV, encoded by the coding sequence ATGCAACGCATCATTTACTTCGACATCGACGATACCTTGATTCGCTCCTACGGTAGCAAACGCATTCCCATGCCAGCCGCAATCGCTGCCGTGCGTAGGCTGAAACAAGAAGGTGCCTTGCTGTATTTGTGGAGTTCCGGTGGTGCCGAGTATTGTCGAAGCACTGCTCTCGAGTTGGGCTTGCAAGATTGCTTCGAAGCTTACTTACCAAAACCGACCACCTACATCGACGATCAACCGGTGCATGAATGGCGCTTTTGTGAGCATCTTTATCCTAGCCAAGTTTAA
- the rng gene encoding ribonuclease G, whose amino-acid sequence MSENLLINITPQETRVALMFQGAVQELHIERTLSRGLVGNIYLGKVVRVLPGMQSAFIDIGLERAAFLHVADIWDARPQGHEGSPNNVPLTPIEKLLFDGQTVTVQVVKDPIGTKGARLSTQISIAGRMLVFLPQDSHIGISQRIENEEEREALRTKVQGLVSEDEKGGFIVRTMAEDASEEDLRTDIEYLRRTWSNITKLAKTKPPCSLLYQDLNLAQRVLRDFVNEETDSIQIDSRENFLMLQDFARTYTPSVLPKLQHYTGERPIFDLYGVEEEIERALSRRVNLKSGGYLIIDQTEAMTTIDVNTGSFVAGRNFDDTIFKTNLEAAIAIARQLRLRNLGGIIILDLIDMESQEHKDAVLAELNKALARDRTKLSVSTFSALGLVEVTRKRTRESLSHVLCEPCPACNGKGQVKTARTVCYEILRELLREAKQFNPREFRIMASQVVVDMFLEEESQHLAMLGDFIGKPISLQVENVFHQEQYDIILM is encoded by the coding sequence ATGAGCGAAAATCTTCTGATCAACATCACGCCGCAAGAAACGCGCGTTGCGCTGATGTTTCAAGGTGCGGTGCAAGAGCTGCACATCGAACGCACGCTGTCACGCGGCTTAGTCGGCAACATCTACCTCGGCAAAGTAGTGCGTGTCTTGCCCGGTATGCAGTCGGCCTTTATCGACATCGGTTTAGAACGAGCGGCATTTTTGCACGTGGCCGATATTTGGGATGCACGTCCACAAGGTCACGAAGGCAGTCCTAACAATGTGCCTTTAACACCAATCGAAAAATTACTCTTCGACGGCCAAACGGTCACTGTGCAAGTGGTGAAAGACCCGATCGGCACCAAAGGTGCACGACTCTCTACACAGATTTCGATTGCAGGCCGCATGTTAGTGTTCTTGCCGCAGGATTCGCACATCGGTATTTCGCAGCGTATCGAAAACGAAGAAGAGCGCGAAGCCCTACGCACCAAGGTGCAAGGACTGGTCAGTGAAGACGAAAAAGGTGGATTTATCGTCAGAACCATGGCCGAAGACGCCTCTGAAGAAGACTTGCGCACCGACATCGAATACTTGCGTCGCACCTGGTCCAACATCACCAAGCTAGCCAAAACCAAACCGCCGTGCAGCTTGCTGTACCAAGATTTGAATCTAGCACAGCGTGTTTTACGTGACTTCGTCAACGAAGAAACCGACAGCATACAAATCGACTCGCGCGAAAACTTCCTGATGCTGCAAGACTTCGCCCGCACTTACACGCCATCGGTATTACCGAAGCTGCAGCACTACACTGGCGAACGCCCTATTTTTGATTTGTATGGTGTCGAAGAAGAAATTGAACGCGCGCTGAGCCGTCGCGTGAATTTGAAATCGGGAGGTTATCTCATCATCGACCAAACCGAAGCGATGACCACCATCGACGTCAACACCGGTAGCTTTGTCGCGGGTCGCAATTTCGACGATACGATTTTCAAAACTAATTTGGAGGCAGCGATTGCAATCGCCCGCCAACTACGTTTGCGTAATTTAGGCGGCATTATCATTCTTGACTTGATCGACATGGAAAGCCAAGAACATAAAGACGCCGTCCTAGCAGAGCTCAACAAAGCCCTAGCACGCGATCGCACCAAACTCTCAGTCTCGACTTTCTCTGCATTAGGATTAGTCGAAGTCACACGCAAACGCACGCGCGAATCACTGTCTCATGTACTGTGCGAGCCTTGCCCAGCCTGCAACGGCAAAGGCCAAGTCAAAACAGCGCGTACCGTTTGCTACGAAATCCTACGTGAGCTCCTACGCGAAGCAAAACAATTCAACCCCCGCGAATTCCGCATCATGGCATCCCAAGTCGTGGTCGATATGTTCCTCGAAGAAGAGTCACAACATCTAGCGATGTTAGGCGACTTCATCGGCAAACCGATTTCACTGCAAGTCGAGAATGTGTTCCATCAGGAGCAGTACGATATTATTTTGATGTAA
- a CDS encoding Maf family protein, which yields MGYQQKLYLASKSPRRRELLRQVGIDFEVLLLRDLPPRGPDVTEEVYPGELPEAYVARVTQEKASAAWNAMLARHLPPHPVLAADTTVVLGQQILGKPSDREHAIAMLTQLAGNTHQVLTSIAVKYQHQLLQRTQCSEVRFAPLSAAQIAAYCDSAEPYDKAGGYGIQGMAARFIEHISGSYSGIMGLPLFETCELLGYFKNS from the coding sequence ATGGGCTATCAGCAAAAACTTTATCTCGCTTCGAAAAGCCCACGTCGACGTGAATTATTGCGTCAGGTTGGTATCGATTTCGAAGTCTTACTTCTGCGTGATCTACCGCCGCGCGGACCCGATGTCACTGAAGAAGTCTATCCAGGGGAATTGCCTGAAGCCTATGTGGCCCGCGTAACGCAAGAGAAAGCCAGCGCCGCATGGAATGCGATGTTGGCGCGGCACTTGCCGCCACATCCCGTTTTAGCTGCCGATACAACGGTCGTCTTGGGTCAACAAATCCTCGGCAAACCGAGTGATCGCGAACATGCGATTGCCATGCTGACGCAGTTAGCCGGCAATACGCATCAAGTGCTGACCAGCATCGCCGTGAAATATCAACATCAGCTTCTACAACGAACACAATGTTCGGAAGTACGCTTCGCTCCTTTAAGTGCTGCGCAAATCGCCGCTTATTGTGATAGCGCTGAACCGTATGACAAAGCCGGTGGCTATGGCATCCAAGGTATGGCTGCGCGCTTCATCGAACATATCAGTGGCAGTTACTCAGGCATCATGGGGCTTCCCCTGTTCGAGACCTGCGAACTACTAGGCTACTTTAAGAATTCTTAA
- the rlmH gene encoding 23S rRNA (pseudouridine(1915)-N(3))-methyltransferase RlmH, producing the protein MQLIIAAVGHKMPSWIETGFQEYAKRMPPEIRIHLKEIKPIERSGSKTAETVMALEREKIEAVIPKNARVIALDERGKDLTSVALAKSLTDWQQDGRDVVFVIGGADGLDAEFKAKADGLIRISSLTLPHGMVRVLLAEQLYRAWSITQNHPYHRV; encoded by the coding sequence ATGCAACTCATCATCGCCGCCGTCGGCCACAAAATGCCATCATGGATAGAAACCGGTTTTCAGGAGTACGCTAAACGTATGCCGCCTGAAATTCGGATACATCTTAAAGAAATAAAACCGATCGAACGCTCTGGCAGTAAGACCGCCGAAACCGTGATGGCCTTGGAGCGTGAGAAGATTGAGGCAGTGATTCCCAAGAATGCACGCGTGATTGCACTCGATGAACGCGGTAAGGACTTGACCTCAGTGGCGCTCGCCAAGAGCCTCACCGACTGGCAACAAGATGGTCGCGACGTGGTCTTCGTGATTGGCGGTGCCGACGGTTTAGATGCCGAATTTAAGGCGAAGGCTGATGGCTTGATTCGTATCTCCAGTTTAACTTTGCCACACGGGATGGTGCGTGTATTATTAGCAGAACAACTTTATCGCGCTTGGTCGATCACCCAGAATCATCCCTATCATCGGGTTTAG
- the rsfS gene encoding ribosome silencing factor: MDIKKLQTLVFDALEDVKGQEIQIFDTTEITSLFDRVCVASGTSNRQTKALAASVRDKVKEAGGDIVGMEGEETGEWVLVDLGDMIVHIMQPAIRAYYRLEEIWGGKEVKMGAAKRGAKKVASDDADKPKRATRSKAAVEVTHDMMAIQTTVDDEEKKPARKPRVSKVAAELAGDKPARKPRATSSASGTAKIPTGGRVKVAASKTATASAKAAAAKKTTTRRKAAE; this comes from the coding sequence ATGGATATCAAAAAACTACAAACCCTCGTATTCGACGCACTCGAAGACGTTAAAGGCCAAGAAATTCAAATCTTCGACACCACCGAGATCACTAGCTTATTCGACCGCGTTTGCGTCGCTTCCGGTACTTCGAATCGCCAAACCAAAGCATTGGCTGCATCGGTACGCGATAAGGTCAAAGAAGCTGGCGGCGACATCGTCGGTATGGAAGGTGAAGAGACCGGTGAATGGGTATTGGTTGACTTGGGCGATATGATCGTTCACATCATGCAACCAGCGATTCGCGCTTACTACCGCTTAGAAGAAATCTGGGGCGGCAAAGAAGTGAAAATGGGTGCAGCAAAACGCGGTGCGAAGAAAGTCGCCAGCGACGATGCTGACAAACCAAAACGCGCAACGCGCAGCAAAGCAGCAGTGGAAGTCACGCATGACATGATGGCGATTCAAACCACAGTCGACGACGAAGAAAAGAAACCAGCACGTAAGCCACGCGTCAGCAAAGTCGCAGCAGAATTGGCTGGCGACAAACCAGCGCGCAAACCACGCGCTACTTCTAGCGCCAGCGGCACTGCCAAAATTCCAACAGGCGGCCGTGTCAAAGTCGCTGCATCCAAGACAGCCACGGCCTCCGCTAAAGCAGCCGCAGCGAAGAAAACGACTACGCGTCGTAAGGCTGCTGAATAA
- the nadD gene encoding nicotinate (nicotinamide) nucleotide adenylyltransferase, producing MPIPTKTVLIFGGSFDPVHSGHVEMVKHVAQRFSVDEVRLIPAGQPWQKAGLKASPAQRSDMLRLAFEGELSIPVQIDQQEVERAEQQIPSYTVDTLEQLRQYYGETTALILLIGADQFRNLTTWKNWQQLFQLAHIVAAARPGYSLQLDELPSEFVSLWGHAQNELDIARFKQCCFGKTWLETGLAWDISATRIRASLQQQGQSKESIALIPRKVLDYLQSHSIYN from the coding sequence ATGCCTATCCCTACTAAAACCGTGCTCATCTTTGGCGGGAGTTTCGATCCCGTTCACAGTGGACATGTGGAGATGGTCAAGCATGTGGCGCAACGCTTTTCTGTTGACGAGGTACGTTTGATTCCGGCGGGTCAGCCGTGGCAAAAGGCAGGCTTAAAAGCGAGCCCAGCCCAACGCTCAGACATGTTGCGTTTAGCATTTGAAGGTGAACTCAGCATCCCGGTTCAGATCGACCAGCAAGAAGTCGAGCGTGCAGAACAACAAATCCCCAGTTACACGGTGGATACTTTAGAACAATTAAGGCAGTACTATGGTGAGACCACTGCTTTGATTTTATTGATAGGCGCGGACCAGTTCCGCAATCTCACTACCTGGAAGAATTGGCAACAGCTCTTCCAACTGGCACACATCGTCGCAGCGGCAAGACCAGGCTACAGCTTGCAGCTCGACGAACTTCCCAGCGAATTTGTCAGCCTTTGGGGTCATGCACAAAACGAATTGGATATTGCGCGCTTCAAGCAATGTTGTTTTGGCAAAACATGGCTAGAAACGGGCTTGGCTTGGGATATTTCTGCAACACGAATTCGCGCGTCGTTGCAGCAACAAGGGCAAAGCAAGGAAAGCATCGCGCTAATTCCGCGCAAGGTGTTAGACTACTTGCAAAGCCATTCGATTTACAATTAG
- the hemF gene encoding oxygen-dependent coproporphyrinogen oxidase, which translates to MTDANSVKQYLLGLQASIVAAMEEVDGCSFITDSWERPEGGGGISRVIEEGNVFERGGVNFSHVMGNNLPPSAAASRPELAGRQWEAMGVSLVLHPRNPYAPTVHMNVRFFTTYAEGQDPVWWFGGGMDLTPYYGEEDDAKHFHQTCKDALQGFGDDLYPRFKKWCDEYFYLKHRKEPRGVGGVFFDDYNHQPFEQSFAMMRSVGDAFVKAYRPILERRKDTSYGERERDFQAYRRGRYVEFNLVFDRGTHFGLQSGGRTESILMSMPPIVKWRYNWTPETGSPEARLWTDFLIHREWV; encoded by the coding sequence ATGACCGACGCCAATTCCGTAAAACAATACCTTCTCGGCCTCCAAGCCTCTATCGTTGCGGCGATGGAAGAAGTCGATGGTTGCTCTTTCATTACCGATAGTTGGGAACGTCCTGAAGGTGGTGGCGGTATTTCGCGCGTGATCGAAGAAGGCAATGTCTTTGAACGTGGTGGTGTAAATTTCTCACATGTGATGGGCAATAATTTGCCACCGTCTGCTGCGGCTAGTCGGCCCGAGTTGGCGGGACGCCAATGGGAAGCGATGGGCGTGTCGCTGGTGCTGCATCCGCGCAATCCCTACGCGCCAACAGTGCACATGAATGTGCGCTTTTTCACGACCTATGCTGAAGGACAAGATCCAGTTTGGTGGTTCGGTGGCGGCATGGATTTAACGCCCTACTACGGCGAAGAAGACGATGCCAAGCACTTCCATCAAACCTGCAAAGATGCATTGCAAGGTTTTGGCGATGATCTATATCCGCGCTTCAAAAAATGGTGTGATGAGTATTTTTATCTCAAACATCGTAAAGAACCACGCGGTGTCGGTGGTGTGTTCTTTGATGATTACAACCATCAGCCGTTTGAACAAAGTTTTGCGATGATGCGCAGCGTCGGCGATGCCTTCGTGAAAGCCTATCGCCCCATTTTAGAGCGCCGCAAAGATACCAGCTATGGTGAACGCGAACGCGATTTCCAAGCCTACCGTCGTGGTCGCTACGTTGAATTCAATTTAGTCTTCGATCGTGGCACGCATTTCGGTTTGCAATCCGGTGGTCGCACCGAATCAATTTTGATGTCGATGCCGCCGATCGTGAAATGGCGTTATAACTGGACGCCAGAAACCGGCAGCCCAGAAGCGCGTTTGTGGACAGATTTCTTGATTCATCGCGAATGGGTTTAA
- the purD gene encoding phosphoribosylamine--glycine ligase, giving the protein MKILVVGSGGREHALAWKLAQSERVQMVFVAPGNGGTELNKNLRNINFSDPQALAEFAMQEHIAITVVGPEVPLAAGIVNIFRDKGLKIFGPTKEAAQLESSKDFAKAFMHRHQIPTAEYQTFSDLQAAHDYINQKGAPIVIKADGLAAGKGVVVAMSLDEAHAAIDMMLADNKLGDAGARVVIEEFLAGEEASFIVMVDGKNILPLATSQDHKRLLDNDQGPNTGGMGAYSPAPIVTPQLHARVMREIIQPTVQGMAKDGIIFTGFLYAGLMIDDHGNPKTLEFNCRMGDPETQPIMSRLKTDLVTVMEHAVNGTLDSIELEWDRRTAMGVVMAAKGYPVTPEKGAEITGIPAETSDCVTFHAGTTLVGGKLSVSGGRVLCVVGLGDTVKTAQKHAYDVVEKINFAGAQYRKDIGWRALNRKH; this is encoded by the coding sequence ATGAAAATTCTCGTAGTCGGCTCCGGTGGTCGTGAACATGCATTAGCATGGAAATTGGCGCAATCTGAACGTGTGCAAATGGTGTTTGTTGCGCCTGGTAACGGCGGCACCGAGTTGAATAAGAATCTACGCAATATCAATTTCAGCGATCCGCAAGCTTTGGCTGAGTTCGCGATGCAAGAGCACATTGCGATTACCGTGGTGGGCCCAGAAGTGCCTTTGGCGGCTGGAATCGTGAATATTTTCCGCGACAAAGGCTTAAAGATTTTTGGCCCTACCAAAGAAGCGGCGCAATTGGAAAGTTCGAAAGACTTCGCCAAAGCCTTCATGCATCGCCATCAAATTCCGACAGCCGAATATCAAACTTTTTCTGACTTGCAAGCAGCACACGATTACATCAATCAAAAAGGCGCACCGATCGTCATCAAAGCTGATGGTCTAGCGGCAGGTAAAGGCGTGGTCGTGGCCATGAGTTTGGATGAAGCGCATGCTGCGATCGATATGATGTTGGCCGATAACAAACTAGGCGACGCGGGTGCTCGTGTGGTCATCGAAGAATTCTTAGCCGGCGAAGAAGCCAGCTTCATCGTGATGGTGGACGGTAAGAATATTTTACCTTTGGCGACCTCGCAAGATCACAAGCGTTTGCTCGACAACGATCAAGGTCCGAATACTGGCGGCATGGGCGCTTACTCCCCAGCCCCAATCGTCACGCCGCAATTGCATGCACGCGTGATGCGCGAAATCATTCAGCCGACTGTGCAAGGCATGGCCAAAGACGGCATCATCTTCACTGGATTCTTGTATGCCGGTTTGATGATTGACGATCATGGCAACCCTAAGACTTTGGAATTCAATTGCCGTATGGGCGATCCTGAAACACAACCGATCATGTCGCGCTTGAAAACCGATTTGGTGACCGTGATGGAACACGCCGTCAACGGCACTTTAGACAGCATCGAACTCGAATGGGATCGCCGTACTGCAATGGGTGTGGTGATGGCAGCCAAAGGCTATCCAGTCACACCAGAAAAAGGTGCGGAGATTACCGGCATCCCTGCAGAGACAAGCGACTGTGTGACTTTCCATGCTGGCACCACTTTAGTCGGTGGCAAATTGAGTGTCAGTGGTGGCCGCGTACTCTGCGTAGTCGGCTTGGGTGACACGGTCAAAACAGCGCAAAAACATGCGTATGACGTCGTTGAGAAAATTAACTTCGCTGGCGCGCAATACCGCAAAGACATCGGCTGGCGTGCACTCAATCGCAAACACTGA
- a CDS encoding YebC/PmpR family DNA-binding transcriptional regulator produces MAGHSKWANIKHKKAATDAKRGKIWTRLIKEITVAARMGGEDIASNPRLRLAVEKAADANMPKENVTRAIQRGAGTLEGANYEEVRYEGYGIGGAAIIVDCMTDNRVRTVAEVRHAFNKHGGNMGTEGSVAFLFTHCGQMFFAPGTNEDALMEAALEAGADDVVTDDEGGIEVITPPHDLSAVKDALEKAGFKPEVAEVVMKPQTETEFTGDDAVKMQKIIDALENLDDVQEVFTNAIIVE; encoded by the coding sequence ATGGCTGGACATAGTAAATGGGCCAATATCAAACATAAAAAAGCAGCGACCGATGCCAAACGCGGCAAGATCTGGACGCGCTTAATCAAGGAAATTACGGTTGCCGCACGTATGGGTGGCGAAGATATCGCTTCCAACCCACGTTTGCGCTTGGCTGTTGAAAAAGCAGCAGACGCCAACATGCCAAAAGAAAACGTGACACGCGCGATTCAACGCGGTGCGGGCACTTTGGAAGGCGCGAACTACGAAGAAGTACGCTATGAAGGTTACGGTATCGGCGGCGCCGCGATTATCGTTGACTGCATGACCGACAACCGCGTGCGTACCGTGGCTGAAGTTCGTCATGCTTTCAATAAGCACGGCGGCAATATGGGCACTGAAGGTTCTGTGGCGTTCTTGTTCACGCACTGCGGTCAAATGTTTTTCGCTCCTGGCACCAACGAAGATGCCTTGATGGAAGCAGCTTTGGAAGCGGGTGCCGATGACGTTGTGACTGATGATGAAGGCGGTATCGAGGTGATTACGCCACCGCATGATTTGTCGGCCGTTAAAGATGCACTCGAAAAAGCCGGCTTCAAACCAGAAGTCGCTGAAGTCGTCATGAAGCCACAAACAGAAACCGAATTTACCGGCGACGATGCAGTGAAAATGCAAAAGATTATCGATGCCTTGGAAAATTTGGATGATGTACAGGAAGTTTTTACAAACGCCATCATCGTTGAGTAA
- a CDS encoding helicase HerA-like C-terminal domain-containing protein, whose translation MSKALLIAKSVHQGQISDWHLLSDWANRHGCITGATGTGKSVSLQVLAQSLSDIGVPVFMADVKGDLSGMAKAGGMSSKMQQRCDLLGIEAPQWRACPVTFWDVFGKQGHPVRATISDLGPVLLGRMLNLNETQEGVLQLAFKIADDHGLLLLDVKDLRAMLQHLGDNASEFQTEYGNISAASIGAIQRALLAISEQGGEQFFGEPMLNLDDMMQTDADGRGYINILAADQLLQSPRLYSTFLLWMLSELYENLPEVGDVEQPKMVFFFDEAHLLFDEAPKVLLQKIEQVVRLIRSKGVGVYFVTQNPLDIPDTVLGQLGNRIQHALRAYTPRDQKAVQAAAETFRPNPDLDTAAVIGELGVGEALVSFLDDKGRPNMVQRAYIVPPSSQIGALTAEERAAVMKQSIVAGVYEKAIDRESAYEKLKGRVASTADQADQASPSAQDEQAWGRSAPSSSPSHSSNRSTKSEPAAQQDGGGIGGMLGGMFGNLFGGSGIRRRDNVAETLVKSAVRTIGSQVGREIIRGVLGSIVKKR comes from the coding sequence ATGTCGAAAGCCTTATTAATCGCCAAAAGTGTGCATCAGGGACAGATCAGTGATTGGCATTTGTTATCGGATTGGGCCAATCGTCACGGTTGCATCACTGGTGCGACGGGAACCGGTAAGTCGGTCAGCTTGCAAGTCTTGGCGCAGTCCCTTTCGGATATTGGCGTGCCCGTCTTTATGGCCGACGTCAAAGGCGACTTGTCGGGTATGGCCAAAGCTGGCGGCATGAGCAGCAAGATGCAGCAACGTTGCGATTTGCTCGGGATCGAAGCGCCGCAATGGCGCGCTTGTCCGGTGACTTTCTGGGATGTGTTCGGCAAACAAGGTCATCCTGTGCGTGCCACCATTTCGGATTTAGGTCCGGTCCTATTAGGGCGCATGTTGAACCTGAATGAAACACAGGAAGGCGTGCTGCAATTGGCTTTCAAGATTGCTGACGATCATGGTTTGTTGCTACTCGATGTGAAGGACTTGCGCGCCATGCTGCAGCATCTGGGCGACAATGCCTCCGAGTTCCAAACCGAGTACGGCAATATCTCCGCCGCCAGTATCGGCGCCATTCAACGCGCTTTGTTAGCAATCTCGGAACAAGGCGGCGAGCAATTCTTCGGCGAGCCGATGTTGAATCTCGACGATATGATGCAAACCGATGCGGACGGCCGTGGCTATATCAATATTTTGGCGGCCGATCAGCTCTTGCAATCACCACGTTTGTATTCGACGTTCTTGTTGTGGATGCTATCCGAGCTTTATGAAAATTTGCCGGAAGTGGGCGATGTCGAACAACCTAAGATGGTGTTTTTCTTCGACGAAGCGCACTTATTATTTGATGAAGCGCCGAAAGTCTTGCTGCAAAAGATTGAGCAAGTGGTGCGTTTGATCCGCTCCAAAGGCGTGGGCGTATACTTCGTCACACAAAATCCGCTGGATATTCCAGATACCGTCTTAGGCCAGCTGGGCAATCGTATTCAACACGCTTTGCGAGCTTATACGCCACGTGATCAAAAAGCCGTGCAAGCAGCGGCAGAAACTTTCCGTCCGAATCCTGATCTCGATACAGCCGCCGTGATTGGTGAGCTTGGCGTCGGCGAAGCCTTGGTTTCCTTCTTGGACGACAAAGGTCGGCCGAATATGGTACAGCGCGCTTACATCGTGCCGCCAAGCTCGCAGATTGGTGCGTTGACGGCTGAGGAGCGTGCTGCGGTCATGAAACAGTCGATCGTGGCTGGTGTCTATGAAAAAGCGATCGATAGAGAATCGGCCTATGAGAAACTGAAGGGCAGGGTTGCTAGTACTGCAGATCAAGCTGATCAAGCATCACCGAGCGCACAAGATGAGCAAGCTTGGGGACGCAGTGCGCCGAGCTCTTCGCCAAGTCATTCATCAAATAGATCAACCAAATCAGAACCAGCGGCGCAGCAAGACGGTGGCGGCATCGGCGGGATGTTGGGCGGCATGTTTGGAAATTTGTTTGGTGGTTCGGGCATACGTCGTCGCGATAATGTCGCTGAAACTTTGGTGAAATCAGCAGTGCGGACCATAGGTTCGCAAGTTGGGCGCGAGATTATTCGTGGTGTTTTAGGCTCGATCGTCAAGAAGCGATAA
- a CDS encoding alpha/beta hydrolase → MKRIEWTFALSALLFSASITAVAEAIPLSVVISASQSNDAKGKLGKPMLAATETKNKQALSIGDSYVLTSKLMQEERRINVMVPDVYQRDPHLKLPVIYMLDGGLKEDFLHIAGLMQVSIDNGTMRPFILVGIENTVRRRDLTGPSDNALDKRDIPNLGGAPRFREFLLKEAIPFVEQAYRVTDERALVGESLAGLFTLETLFYAPDAFQTFIAIDPSLWWNDQKLTAAFSEKLKLQPRLAKKVYFASSGQAGMEKVISAFANVLEQTKPEGLQWTYEKFPAETHATIYHPAALKAFRLVFAPPAKQ, encoded by the coding sequence ATGAAACGTATCGAATGGACTTTCGCATTGTCTGCACTGTTGTTCAGTGCCTCTATTACCGCGGTCGCTGAAGCAATTCCTTTAAGCGTAGTGATCTCTGCTTCTCAGTCAAACGATGCAAAAGGCAAGCTAGGCAAACCAATGCTTGCCGCCACTGAAACAAAAAACAAGCAAGCACTAAGTATTGGTGATAGCTATGTGTTGACTTCTAAGCTGATGCAAGAGGAGCGGCGCATCAATGTCATGGTTCCCGACGTCTATCAGCGTGACCCACATCTCAAACTGCCCGTGATTTACATGCTCGACGGCGGTCTGAAGGAAGACTTTTTGCATATCGCTGGCTTGATGCAAGTGTCGATCGACAATGGAACCATGCGGCCATTTATTTTGGTGGGGATTGAGAATACGGTACGCCGCCGCGACTTGACGGGACCAAGCGACAACGCCTTAGATAAGCGTGATATTCCCAATCTTGGTGGCGCCCCGCGCTTCCGCGAGTTTTTGTTGAAAGAAGCTATTCCCTTTGTTGAACAAGCGTACCGCGTCACTGATGAACGCGCTTTAGTAGGTGAATCTCTGGCGGGTTTATTTACTCTGGAAACCCTGTTTTATGCGCCGGATGCCTTTCAAACTTTTATCGCAATTGATCCGAGTTTGTGGTGGAATGACCAGAAGTTGACGGCAGCTTTCTCAGAAAAACTCAAACTGCAGCCACGGCTTGCGAAGAAAGTTTATTTTGCGAGCAGCGGCCAGGCAGGTATGGAGAAGGTGATCAGTGCATTTGCCAATGTGTTGGAACAAACGAAACCTGAAGGCTTGCAATGGACTTACGAAAAGTTCCCTGCTGAGACGCACGCCACAATTTATCACCCTGCAGCTTTGAAAGCTTTCCGTTTGGTATTTGCACCACCCGCCAAACAGTGA
- a CDS encoding GNAT family N-acetyltransferase, which produces MHDFLCRPAQASDLDGIRNLYQQVAKIEGGLARVEVEITEDYIHHNLQQGIARGICIVAEAAQGIVGEIHCYPPTPRVFSHVLSDLTIAVHPNYQGKGVGRAIFTNLLETVIQHRPEILRVELIARESNQKAIRFYQSLGFTIEGEMKNRIRRPDGAFESDIPMAWLRSGQ; this is translated from the coding sequence ATGCACGATTTTCTCTGCCGACCAGCCCAAGCAAGTGATCTCGATGGGATTCGGAACTTATACCAGCAAGTCGCCAAAATCGAAGGTGGCCTTGCTCGTGTAGAAGTAGAAATTACAGAAGACTATATTCATCATAATCTCCAGCAAGGCATCGCACGTGGCATCTGCATCGTGGCCGAAGCGGCGCAAGGGATTGTCGGCGAGATTCATTGTTACCCCCCGACGCCACGCGTTTTCAGTCATGTTTTATCAGACCTGACCATTGCAGTACATCCCAACTACCAAGGCAAGGGTGTTGGACGCGCCATCTTCACCAACCTGCTCGAAACTGTGATTCAACATCGCCCTGAAATTCTACGAGTCGAATTAATTGCCCGAGAATCGAATCAAAAGGCGATTCGGTTTTATCAAAGCTTGGGCTTTACGATTGAGGGAGAAATGAAAAATCGAATTCGTCGTCCTGACGGTGCATTTGAGTCCGATATTCCAATGGCGTGGCTTCGTTCAGGGCAATGA